From Brevibacillus marinus, a single genomic window includes:
- a CDS encoding glycine-rich SFCGS family protein: protein MEKKVKVVIGDRLGKGQNIAKGVEAAGGIAVLIPGVGADMKVGDVMHAENADFGLSFCGSGGAGALTAKNKYGYPVEYGLRSVEAGISALRNGSRVIGFGFMDTEELGRRLTEAYIKLNRG from the coding sequence ATGGAAAAAAAGGTGAAAGTGGTGATTGGCGATCGCTTGGGGAAGGGACAGAACATCGCGAAAGGAGTGGAAGCGGCCGGCGGCATCGCCGTTCTCATCCCCGGAGTGGGAGCGGATATGAAAGTGGGCGACGTGATGCACGCCGAAAACGCGGATTTTGGTCTGTCGTTTTGCGGCAGCGGCGGCGCCGGGGCGCTGACCGCGAAGAACAAATACGGGTACCCCGTCGAATACGGTCTGCGCTCGGTGGAAGCCGGTATTTCCGCGCTGCGCAACGGCTCCCGGGTGATCGGTTTCGGCTTCATGGATACGGAAGAGTTGGGGCGTCGATTGACCGAAGCGTACATCAAACTGAACAGGGGGTAA
- a CDS encoding amidohydrolase/deacetylase family metallohydrolase yields the protein MESDLVITNGWIIDPSQQLAGRYDLTVAAGKITGIHQPGRRDLLRSARQVLDASGKIVTPGLIDLHTHVFVEETPLGIPADQVGVEQGVTTVVDAGSAGARSFARFVETAVQPSATQVLAYLNIAGAGLCEGLSELADIRKLAPGETAELIQSNPLIRGIKARMSGSVVKQSGIQPLLIAKQVAAEVNRPLMVHIGNAPPSLAEILALLEAGDVVTHAFHGKRGGILGCDGRLLPEVRAALRRGVRFDVGHGTSSFSFATMRRAKALGVAPYTISTDIYRQNVNGPVFSLATTMSKFLALGFSLTEVIAATTCAPAEILGLANEIGTLRPHTVADITVLQLTRKPITLIDSEQQRLTAEEALEPVYAIKSGKVMTCRC from the coding sequence ATGGAGAGCGATCTGGTGATTACGAATGGCTGGATCATTGACCCGTCGCAGCAGCTTGCCGGCAGGTACGATCTCACGGTGGCCGCCGGCAAGATCACCGGCATTCATCAGCCGGGACGGCGCGACCTGCTCAGGTCGGCCAGGCAGGTTCTCGACGCGAGCGGCAAGATTGTCACACCCGGACTGATCGATTTGCACACCCATGTCTTCGTGGAGGAAACGCCGCTGGGGATCCCCGCGGATCAGGTTGGCGTGGAACAGGGCGTGACCACGGTTGTCGATGCCGGCAGCGCCGGTGCGCGCTCCTTCGCGCGATTTGTGGAAACCGCTGTGCAGCCGTCCGCCACGCAGGTGCTCGCATACCTGAACATTGCGGGAGCGGGGTTGTGCGAGGGGTTGTCCGAGCTGGCCGACATCCGCAAACTGGCGCCTGGCGAAACGGCTGAACTGATCCAGTCCAATCCGCTGATCAGGGGGATCAAAGCGCGGATGAGCGGCTCCGTGGTCAAGCAGAGCGGCATCCAGCCGCTGCTGATTGCCAAACAAGTCGCAGCGGAAGTGAACCGACCGCTGATGGTGCACATCGGCAACGCACCGCCCAGCCTGGCGGAGATTCTCGCCCTGCTGGAGGCAGGCGACGTCGTCACGCACGCCTTTCACGGAAAACGGGGCGGCATCCTCGGCTGCGACGGCCGGCTGCTTCCGGAGGTGCGAGCCGCTCTGCGCAGAGGCGTTCGCTTCGACGTCGGGCACGGTACGTCCAGCTTCAGCTTTGCCACCATGCGGCGGGCGAAAGCGCTGGGTGTCGCTCCCTATACGATCAGCACCGATATATACCGGCAAAACGTCAACGGACCGGTGTTCAGCCTGGCGACGACGATGAGCAAATTCCTTGCGTTAGGCTTCTCGCTTACGGAAGTGATCGCGGCAACTACCTGTGCTCCAGCGGAAATCCTGGGCTTGGCGAACGAAATCGGAACCCTGCGGCCGCACACCGTGGCGGACATCACCGTCCTGCAGTTGACCCGCAAGCCGATCACGCTGATCGACTCGGAACAGCAGCGCCTGACGGCAGAAGAAGCGCTGGAACCTGTCTATGCGATTAAATCGGGAAAGGTTATGACATGTAGATGTTAA
- a CDS encoding BglG family transcription antiterminator produces MLASRSRELLKVLINTRHPVRIKDLARDFQVSERTIKYDLKSVRRWLTDQNVSLYSQPNKGIWIAEGSGKRSELLAALADAGPREIYLNQRARFQHIVLELLFCDGYLRIGELAQNLQVSRNTVVADLREAEAYLESWGLFLQRKAHYGILVSGSEWKRRLALENVIQTSLGSHDMYRLMQALLGETDQPLRPAAILRHFAFSAAEEQQIQRTMRRLLERLQRELEICLSERVLISVLIRLSISLYRLRKRHKLQAKPLPFCHDKAQQIYRVFQQELSRLGAQCWMLLPEAEMVFVCLPAMGTTLLADASADGGEPKQLDDYALTSELIEAISLRTGMPLRDDPDLAVDLLAHLSDRIRKHLNGVLDPNPLADEIKRAYPQMFAAVKMSCEQVFAKRGIRLLDSDIAYIVLHFQAACNRMQERKKVNALVVCGTGRGTARFLKTFLEQEIKSLRVVGLCSSLEVEKYLATRQVDLIVTVLPLESSLPVVTVHPLPTRQDIAAIEQLVKEWEQAAERANASQLRRSPTDAYVRGELQERDLPIVERITQEVICQGFALAQRIVAEFREQLSEQAADGLMLHILLMVNRLSFGSPYLLVEEQPKAKAASGLRRRLENLLEEAEISLPESEISVILRYIASERRVIAGDGERSGDYEWLDH; encoded by the coding sequence TTGCTCGCGTCACGTTCCCGGGAACTGCTCAAAGTGCTGATCAACACCCGCCACCCGGTTCGCATCAAAGATCTCGCCCGCGACTTCCAAGTGAGCGAACGGACGATCAAGTACGACCTGAAGAGCGTCCGCCGCTGGCTGACGGACCAAAACGTTTCCCTCTATTCGCAGCCCAACAAGGGGATTTGGATTGCCGAAGGGAGCGGGAAGCGGAGCGAACTGCTGGCCGCTTTGGCCGATGCGGGGCCGCGCGAAATCTACCTGAATCAGCGGGCCCGCTTTCAGCACATCGTGTTGGAACTGTTGTTTTGCGACGGGTATCTGCGCATCGGCGAGCTTGCGCAAAACCTGCAGGTCAGCCGCAACACGGTGGTGGCCGACCTGCGCGAGGCGGAAGCGTACCTGGAAAGCTGGGGGTTGTTTTTGCAGCGGAAAGCTCACTACGGTATCCTCGTCTCCGGGAGCGAGTGGAAACGGCGCTTGGCCTTGGAAAACGTGATCCAGACATCGCTTGGCAGCCATGACATGTACCGCTTGATGCAGGCTTTGCTCGGCGAAACGGATCAGCCGCTGCGCCCCGCCGCGATCCTGCGTCACTTCGCTTTTTCGGCTGCGGAGGAACAGCAGATTCAGCGCACGATGAGGCGGCTGCTGGAGCGGCTGCAGCGGGAACTGGAGATCTGTCTTTCCGAGCGCGTCTTGATCAGCGTGCTGATTCGCCTGAGCATTTCTCTCTACCGCCTGCGCAAGCGGCACAAGCTGCAGGCGAAGCCGCTCCCGTTTTGCCACGACAAGGCACAGCAGATCTACCGCGTGTTTCAACAGGAGCTGAGCCGTCTGGGAGCGCAGTGCTGGATGCTGCTGCCGGAAGCAGAAATGGTGTTTGTTTGCTTGCCGGCGATGGGGACGACTCTGCTGGCAGACGCGTCCGCAGACGGCGGCGAGCCAAAACAGCTGGATGATTACGCGCTGACGAGCGAGCTGATTGAAGCGATCAGTCTGCGAACCGGCATGCCGCTGCGGGATGATCCCGATTTGGCCGTCGACCTGCTCGCTCATTTGTCGGACAGAATCCGCAAACACCTGAACGGAGTGCTCGATCCCAACCCGCTGGCCGACGAGATCAAGCGGGCCTACCCGCAGATGTTCGCAGCCGTCAAAATGAGCTGTGAGCAGGTATTCGCGAAGCGCGGCATCCGCCTGCTGGATTCTGATATCGCTTACATCGTCCTGCACTTCCAGGCCGCGTGCAACCGGATGCAAGAGCGGAAAAAGGTAAACGCGCTGGTCGTCTGCGGGACCGGCAGGGGAACGGCGCGGTTCCTCAAGACGTTTTTGGAACAAGAGATCAAGAGCCTGCGCGTGGTCGGGCTGTGCTCCAGCCTGGAAGTGGAGAAGTACCTGGCGACGCGACAGGTGGATCTGATTGTGACCGTCCTGCCGCTGGAGTCGTCGCTGCCGGTGGTCACGGTTCATCCACTGCCGACGCGGCAGGATATCGCCGCCATCGAACAGCTGGTAAAAGAATGGGAACAGGCCGCGGAGCGGGCAAACGCAAGTCAGCTCCGCCGCTCGCCGACAGATGCCTATGTGCGGGGCGAGCTCCAGGAGCGGGATCTGCCGATCGTCGAACGGATCACACAGGAAGTCATCTGCCAAGGTTTTGCATTGGCTCAGCGGATCGTCGCGGAGTTTCGGGAACAGCTGAGCGAACAAGCGGCTGACGGACTAATGCTGCACATTCTGCTGATGGTCAACCGGCTGAGCTTTGGTTCCCCCTATCTCCTTGTGGAGGAACAGCCGAAAGCAAAAGCGGCGAGCGGCTTGCGGAGGCGGCTGGAGAATCTGCTGGAGGAGGCGGAGATTTCCCTGCCGGAGAGCGAAATCAGCGTAATCCTCCGCTACATTGCCAGCGAAAGGAGGGTGATCGCAGGAGATGGAGAGCGATCTGGTGATTACGAATGGCTGGATCATTGA
- a CDS encoding helix-turn-helix domain-containing protein — protein sequence MKGSDQTKPLLTNREREVFELLVQDKTTKEIAGQLFISEKTVRNHISNVMQKLGVKGRSQAVVELVRLGQLKI from the coding sequence TTGAAGGGTAGTGACCAAACCAAGCCGTTATTGACAAATCGCGAAAGAGAAGTGTTTGAGCTTCTGGTCCAAGACAAAACGACAAAAGAGATTGCCGGACAACTCTTCATCAGTGAGAAGACAGTTCGAAATCACATAAGCAATGTGATGCAAAAACTCGGGGTTAAAGGCCGGTCTCAGGCGGTGGTCGAACTAGTTCGACTTGGACAATTAAAGATTTGA